The Anguilla rostrata isolate EN2019 chromosome 2, ASM1855537v3, whole genome shotgun sequence genome contains the following window.
AGACtatagctttatttatttctccaaTCCACCAGTCTGCCACCCACCCCTGCACTTTCACTAACTTTGTATTAAACCCGCCCACACACGCTATCTATTGGTCAGAACGACGTTCGTCCCTGTTTCCTGTTACACCCCCGTCTTGTCAATTAAAACCAACGGTAGTACTAAAATCAATTTTTGTGGCATGCTCAATTGTGCCTGGAAGAGGATCCACGCAAAAGGAATTTGACAGAAGTCGGAAAAAACACATGACGAATACAAAACATATTGGGATTGTTATTATGATAACATAAAATCCAGTCAATTAATAGTAGGCTAGATGGGGTGGTATTTTGCTGAGGGCAAATCCTGccaaaatgaatgacaatacgaatataacaaaatattgcCTTTTTACTGGCACAGAAGGAAATGAGCGTTTCTGAGCTTGGGGAGGCTTTTTCAGATTACCTGCAAGAAGTCttgtcatttcaaatgtaaaagtaGTTTACCTTGTCAATATAAACAGGCTGTCAGAGGTACACCATCATACAAAACACTTATGACCATCCCAGTTACATATACAATCATTCACTACAGGTAAGGTTGTAGCATACTTATCACAGTCCCTGTGTGATTAACTATGTGGCTACGATGACTTATGTATATGACctaatttagtttttaatgtCATTGTGTGGAATTAACTAAAACAGTCATTGTAGTTTCATTGGCACATATCAAAGGGGTTCAAAAAAGCATTTAGCTTGTTGCAGACTCAGAATACCAACGTTGCATTTCCCTCAGCTAAAATGTTGAATGCATCAGTGCATTTGACATAGGCAATGCATTTGTCGTGACAAGTACActtcaataaataatacaaatatcgCGAGAAATACATAGCCTATGTCAAAAaggatgcatttatttgtatttatattgtcGTTCGTTTTTGCAGGATTTGCCCTCAGCAAAATACTGGCCCATCTGTGCACATATTTTctcgagagaaaaaaacagattcgACATTAGATTTGTTTAGACTGGCTTAGTAGTTCTCGGCGTGCCACTGCACGGCCTGCTGGTGCTACACACATTGGATGGTTACATTGACCTTAGCGCCTGTGCAGgcattgtatttgtgtgtaaataacatgttgtagctagccagctatgTCTACAACCTCCAAAGTGGTGTTTGGGATTTCTCTGACTCTTACATTGGCAACCGTTGCGGGAGTGCATATTAAGCAGAATTGGGACAGAGAGGTAATTCTATCTTGCTTGTTAGCTAACGGGCGCTAGTTAGCTTAGCTATCTAGCAAGCTATCAAATGTGACATGGAAATTGAATTGGCCAACcattatagctagctagctagctggtaaGCGCTGCTTGTTTATCAAACGCTATATGTAGCTTGCATTATAACAGGCTATTTTATAATGTGTTCAGAGTAACATCCGTTACCTTAGTTGCTGTATAGTTGGGATTTGCAGCGACTCACTCTTCATATGTAGTTAGCTTGCTAATAGAGATTAGAGAGTCCCTATTAGAATTGGGAGGGAAAGCACTGTCTCGCTATACCCAGTTAGCCGACCAATCGCAGCATTGACTGTTCTTATTAACAGTACATTACTAGCACGGCTAGCTAAGTATCTTATTATAACTGTTGTTCCAGTGCTGTCCGTACAGCTGTCAGTAATGTATATGTTGGATGGTAAGCTAACTGTAAGCAGCCCTCCGGTGAGCAAGGGTAGCACGAGATATCATTGCTAAATTACAATTTTGTCATTTATAAGGCGCCTATTAATTtagtaattcattttaattcatgcaAATCAGAACATTTCTCTAGACTAATGACCATAATTCCCCTAATGTTTCATGTACACTAAAGCAATTTTAGCCAGTACTAGTTATCTTATGCGTCTGAGAAAtgattataatgtaatgtgcatTAATTTGTATGAACCGTTAATTAACGCTCTTTTTTAAGTTTTAGTAGCTGGGTTTACATACAACATTTACCTGCTTTGTGACTTGATGCTGCGCCTGATTATTGTTAGCTAGCGACGCGTATCTTATGAACTTGTGCTCTCTAGTTGCGCTTATTGCATTACAGAATTTCGTGAAATCGAGCATGCTTGGCACACACTGTAAAAATCGGGTCCTCTCTAGAAACTTCGCGAAGGAGTGTTTCGAGACCTGGAGAGgctggagaggaagaaggagaacctgcggctgctggaggagcagaTCAGCCTGACCAAAGAGCTGGAGGCAGAGCGCCAGAGGAGCGCAGCGGGACCCCAAAGCCCCTAGAGTCACCCTCGCAGAAACGAACATCACCCGGTGGCTTTCATAGCTTTGTGAGTAACAAGTATTTACGCTGCACGtgcgtttttcatttttagttagCATTCAGTGCTGTTGGTCCAGAGGCTCAGAGATGGAATGGAGCCAAATATTAATTGCCATAGCGACATTTGGGCTCTGAAAATAAGAATGAGGAAAACTCGGATCCCTGAGTGTGTGACATGTTATGTACCCAGCTCTAAAGGAAGTGCTTTCTGGAAGGGGGCCTGGGGGAAGAATGGACAGCAGTGGGGAGCTGCGGGGACTCCCCAGCGGTCGTGATGACGAGGCCTcggaggg
Protein-coding sequences here:
- the LOC135245563 gene encoding protein PET117 homolog, mitochondrial, with product MSTTSKVVFGISLTLTLATVAGVHIKQNWDREKLREGVFRDLERLERKKENLRLLEEQISLTKELEAERQRSAAGPQSP